A genome region from Triticum aestivum cultivar Chinese Spring chromosome 2B, IWGSC CS RefSeq v2.1, whole genome shotgun sequence includes the following:
- the LOC123041320 gene encoding uncharacterized protein, with amino-acid sequence MGRCLSFLLLLGVALALAGPANGDISAGFAASGAAYSIDAAVRQLMSPSSMKLEDGVDPELSIDLEVHRRVLAGISPGALNRNRPACPGACPAPGGSYTNRGCQKKYQCRG; translated from the coding sequence ATGGGCAGATGCCTCTCTTTTCTACTCCTCCTGGGCGTCGCGCTTGCGCTCGCCGGCCCGGCTAACGGCGACATATCGGCGGGGTTCGCCGCTTCAGGGGCAGCATACAGCATCGACGCCGCGGTGCGGCAGCTGATGTCGCCATCGTCGATGAAGCTGGAGGACGGCGTGGACCCTGAGCTTAGTATCGACCTGGAGGTGCACCGCCGCGTCCTCGCCGGCATCAGCCCCGGTGCCCTGAACCGCAACAGGCCCGCCTGCCCCGGCgcgtgcccggcgccaggaggatCGTACACCAACCGGGGATGCCAGAAGAAGTACCAGTGCCGTGGCTGA